From Sceloporus undulatus isolate JIND9_A2432 ecotype Alabama chromosome 6, SceUnd_v1.1, whole genome shotgun sequence, one genomic window encodes:
- the LOC121933681 gene encoding olfactory receptor 6B1-like, with the protein MNAGRRNATVVTEFILLGFGHFSELYILSFPTFLVIYIAAMLENLLIVVLVISDQHLHTPMYFFLGNLSCMEIWYISNILPRMLANSFSLENTISFSGCLTQFFFFGFLLGTECCLLSVMSYDRYVAICRPLHYKTHMTNRRCLSLMVGSWLSGFLGSTLITTLFLQSAFCGPNEIDHFFCDFVPLVKLLCNDPSIIALLTFLLSFIFTLPPFLLTLSSYICIIFTILRIPSATGMQKAFSTCSSHLIVVTIFYGSIITVYQLPKNSTLDNLNKIFSLCYTILNPMINPLIYSLRNREVKESLKKALCRNMYLSSKPKLILGSSNL; encoded by the coding sequence ATGAATGCTGGAAGAAGAAATGCAACTGTTGTCACAGAATTTATCCTTCTGGGTTTTGGACATTTTTCTGAGCTTTATATCCTTTCTTTCCCAACATTTTTAGTTATCTACATTGCAGCCATGCTGGAAAATCTCCTCATTGTTGTTTTAGTTATCTCTGATCAGCATCTTCATACACCCATGTACTTCTTTCTGGGGAACTTGTCCTGCATGGAGATTTGGTACATCTCAAATATACTGCCCAGGATGTTAGCCAATTCTTTTTCCTTAGAGAACACTATTTCCTTCAGTGGCTGCCTTACACAATTCTTTTTCTTTGGCTTTCTGCTAGGTACAGAGTGTTGCCTCTTGTCAGTGATGTCTTATGATCGATATGTAGCCATATGCAGACCACTACATTATAAAACCCATATGACTAACAGAAGATGTCTCTCATTAATGGTGGGTTCTTGGCTGAGTGGATTTCTTGGAAGCACTTTAATAACAACTTTGTTTCTGCAGTCTGCTTTCTGTGGCCCCAATGAAATAGATCATTTCTTTTGTGATTTTGTCCCCTTGGTAAAACTTCTGTGTAACGACCCTTCCATAATTGCTTTACTaaccttcctcctctcctttataTTCACTTTGCCTCCTTTTCTACTGACTTTGTCATCCTACATTTGTATCATATTCACCATCTTAAGAATCCCATCTGCTACTGGAATGCAAAAGGCCTTCTCCACGTGTTCTTCTCATCTTATTGTAGTGACAATTTTCTATGGAAGTATAATAACTGTGTATCAGCTCCCAAAGAACAGTACTCTGGATAATTTGAACAAAATCTTCTCTCTTTGTTACACTATATTGAACCCGATGATCAATCCTCTCATATACAGCCTGAGGAACAGAGAGGTAAAGGAGTCCCTTAAGAAAGCACTCTGCAGAAATATGTATTTGTCATCAAAACCAAAATTAATTTTAGGTAGCTCTAATTTATGA